The Raphanus sativus cultivar WK10039 chromosome 6, ASM80110v3, whole genome shotgun sequence sequence AAAAACTCTTCAATTTCATTAAACAAGTAATTAAGTAAAAAGTGAGACCATGAAAGTTTCCACCAAAATGCAACGAAATTTGGTCTGgcaaagaaataaacaaaataatactgTTGGAAACTGCTAAATTTCAATGGAATTTGCTTATAGAATTACTACGAAACACATCGAACTGGTTGACAAAAGTACAACATTTTCCAATAAGACTTGAGACTCTCAActtcaataatattatatttacgGTCTTGGCAGTTAGTCTATCGTTATTGTAGGTATATGTCAATACTATAtgattgttttatgttttgaaacaGAACATCCTTAGTTAGAGAATTATATAatctttgtttatattatatttttgcatACAAAATTAGGAAGCTAGATATTTCTTATTCGTTTGTTTATGACcatttttatctatatatacacTCAAAACCCTACATAGATTCAAGTATTCTCACCTTATtacacataaatatatattggttCTCTCCTTACTCAAACACacatatattttctttgggCAAAACtcaaacacacatatatatcGGGATTATTCTCTCCGGCAGTATGATGAGGGTAAGTGCCCTTTTATTTTCCTCTTATATTTAGTTTCCTTCGGTGAAACAACATTTGTTGCGCAAAACATGAAACAGTTATGAAAAATAATgttgtaattattatttttttgctaaaaataatGTTCTAATTAATTGTTTTctgatatatcatatatatatatcatcattcTTTTCTTCAGCAAAGGATAGTTCTGAAAATTGATATGAGCGAGAATGAGAAAGCAATAAAGAAAGCTATGAAAATCGCGTCAGCAGCATCAGGTAACGACATACATCTCTATGACTTCTTTTGCATATAACTCACAAGCCAAAGTTAGGTCGCGTGAAACGTTTCAgccaatatatattttgtttacgTGCATGCAGGTGTGAGATCTGTCACGATTGGGGGACAGAACGATCAGTTGGTTGTTGTGGGAGCGGGAATTGACACGGCCGAGCTAACACGTCTGCTACGGAGGAAAGTTTCTCCCACCACGTCCATCGTCACCGTTCAAGCCGCACCGCCTCCACCGCCCCAGCGGCAGCAGCCACCGCAGTATCATCTGATGGAACATCACAACGAGATGGCTCCGGCGAGAAGATGCATATGCGAGATACCGAATTCAGGTTTCTGCGGGTTTTGTAGAACCACTTACCAGATGGTAGCTCCGGTGGTCTACGTCCGTGAAGAATCTGATGGTTGCAGAATCATGTGATGGGAAGCTTTCAACTCTGAGTTGATATTTGTTTGACTTTCTGTTTTTCTTACAAGTTCTGTAAATAACTTGAAAATTCGTGGTGCTGTAAATAATGTGACAATGGGACTAGAAAAGAttcattaaaccaaaaaaaaaagtaaaatgcAATGTTTCATGATCGAACTATACTCAAAAAAactattcaaataaaaaagattatacGTTAAAACTCGTCATCTATGTCATATTTTTCTGTTACAAAGTAATACTTCTGCGTCTTAATTAAATTGTTTGAGTAATGAGTATATACCCTTTATAATCTGATGAAAGGATTTACATCTTAAACTGTATTCTAATAATGTGTGTGCTTTGTCCTGTATCAAGTTGCGCTTAGTATATACCCTTTATAATGTGATGAAGTCATCAAGTACCTTGTTATCATTTTTAAGGACTTTGCTTTGCTGAATGTCTTAAGGACTGGGTCGTGGATAGAGAGTCCTCCACAATCACATTCCAAAGAAAATTAGTTTTCATTCCCACAGAAGttatgtaattattattttaaatactaaattcTTAATATATTATCAGTCTACGAAATTTCAAGGAAACTATATAAATGAATGAAGAAAGTAAATTGATTGAAGGAGTATATGGCatggacaagacttgggttcaccccctatggtgaacctttaaattcaccactttcctaataaccaatcaaagtgccaactagattaatgattaaataatttaaaaataaataatgtcatttttaataatattaatgtcactatttaatccctaaactcaaactctatatcctaaatccaaattctaaaccctaaattttaaattataaatctaaattatataccctaaacccaaatcttaaaccctaaacccaaaccataaatcataaaccaaaaaaatctaaactctaaacccaaaactataccctaaactcaaaccctagactctaaaccctaaacccaaaacctaaactctaaacccaaaccataaacactaaacccaaaccgtaaaccctaaacccaaatcctagaccgtaacccaaaccatgaattctaaatcaaaactttaatttttaaccttaaatttcaaaagaacaacatcaatattaatccaaatatttagggtatagggtttgagttttgtatttacgttttgggtttagagtctaggatttgggtttagggtatagatttgggtttagagttcaggtttttgggtttatgatttatggtttgggtttagggtttaagatttgggtttaggatatagagtttgggtttataatttagaatttagggtttagaatttggatttagggtatagagtttgagtttatggattagatagtgacattagcattattaaaattgacactatttatttttttaattattttggtttttgaaaaaaatatttaatatttttaatcattaatttaGTTGGTATTTTGATAGGTTATTAGAaaggtggtgaatttaaaggttcaccataggggtgaacccaagtcttgtccataTGGCATGAGCTGCTGATAGTGAATACATATATTGAGACcataaaaaacttcaaaaatacaaatattaataatCTTTAACATTGGTTTCAATCTGGTTCGGACTTAGCACGAATAGATCAAGAAAGCCCATTATTATATTGGCCCAATCAGTTGTTATTTGTTTTCTGTTAGACCGTTGCCTATTTCCCGCTGATTTTTTGAAAGAagacaaaattactaaaaacagATCTCTTCAataacaacaagaagaaacaataaacaaaattcGCTTTGAACTTTGGATTATTGTTTCATGCTTTCAAGTATAAATCTCTATTTGTCATCCATAACCCTAATCATTCCTGACCTAATCAAAGACAATGAAGCAATTCGCTGGACTTGTCTTTCTTTGCATCGTTTCTTTCTCCTGCATTCTTGGAAATGCTGACTCTAGTCTGATTTCTGATCTGTGCAAACATTGTGACGACCCAAAACTCTGTCTCTCTACCATAAAAGCGCGTCCTGAATCCGGTGAGTTTGCAGCCACAACCAACCAAATAGAGATTATAGCTATCTCCGTTGCCTCGGCCGACGCTTCTGCTACTTCGGCTTACATTAAGGAAAAGTTGAGCCACGAAGATATTCAGCCAGCGACAGAGGCCACATTTGAAGACTGCCAGAAGAACTACCAAGATGCTGTGGAACAGCTCGACGACTCAATCTCCGCCATGCTTGCCAACGCACATGCCGACGTTGACGTCTGGCTACACGCGGCGATCAGCGCCATAGAGTCATGTGGTAACGAGTTGGAGTCACACGGAAGAAATGATGGAGAGCTTTCTAAGAGAAATGAGGTGTTTCTCAAGTTGTGCAAAAACGCTTTGGTGATAAACAAGATATTAACATGAGAATATTAAACAAGATATTAACAtgagaatattaaaaaaaaaacatgagaatATTAATCCCTAAAACttgaatattatttattttatttggtttatatgTTAAGATGAAAGTGGTTCAGTCtcgtttattaattttaaattgaaccTTGGTCATTGCCTTCGATATAAAACCTCACATACACTGTGATTAGGAATTAGGATGATTGAGGTtcaataaaaatgaaaccaaCGGTGATATACTCCACCCTGCCCATCAAGTATTTTTTTTCTAGTCAAACTGTTCACCAAACTCTAACTTCATTGCTCACCTAACATATTCATATGACGTAACGaatgtaattaatattttgggAATCAAGGTGCGATTGAATAATCAAGTGTCAAGGATATATAATCGGATTCAGGTATAATATTTTGGGGAAATGATACGACTGATTTGGACATTATTTCAAAGAGGCCAGTTGCTTGTAAGACTGGGTCTTGGATAGATTCTAGATTCAGTTTTATGTATttcccaattttttttccttgttaTTCATCACTCAAAAGAAGTAACCGAAACAAATTGCATCATATTCATAGATGAGTATCATAATAGAAAAATTGCACTCTTGAAAAGGAATTCAAGATTCCACCAAGACCCCACCATTGGTTGCCCTTCCTCTTAATAACGATAGAATATTGCTTCTCTTTTGATAAATATCAATGgacaaaactatattttatcaTCCAATTTGATAATTCGCAAAACTAAAAAGAACCTTGATTAAATTCTAATTAAATTCTGGTATTCAAGTATATATGCAATCAGAAAGCTTTTGCACATTTTCAAAACATCTACACATGATCAATTAATGGGTAATGTTTAGATTGGTTAGCTAAGGATTTGAATTTTACTGAATCAGAATCAAGGGTGGCGATGCCATGGACAATATTAATATCAATTGGTATGCAAATTTGATACGTTGGATTTCGAAAACGTGTATGGGAAATTCAAGTTGAAGAATCCAATGAAGTTGTAAGTTTTGAAGAAGTGGGCAAAGGAACCAAGTTGACAGAATGAACGAAAATCTATATGAGAGCTGAAAAGAACATTGTACATATTAATCTAATATTTTAGAGAATAATTGTAAAGTAGAGTTGCCTACCTTGGAAGCACACAAATTTCAATTGCTTTCATCACACTCCAAAGCTAAAACCTAGAGTTAGATTCATAATAAAATCATGATCTTCCTAGAGTAAACACCCACTATCAagttatctatcttattaaaagagaagtacacattttaaaataccattagttttcacttttatttacgCTTCATGCCACTGTAGTATTAATTAAGCTTCCTATTTTTATGCTTGTTTTTTTCACTTCAGTTAATgagttttccaaaattaaatacacaattaaataatacttcctattttaatgttttgtct is a genomic window containing:
- the LOC108811067 gene encoding heavy metal-associated isoprenylated plant protein 41-like codes for the protein MMRQRIVLKIDMSENEKAIKKAMKIASAASGVRSVTIGGQNDQLVVVGAGIDTAELTRLLRRKVSPTTSIVTVQAAPPPPPQRQQPPQYHLMEHHNEMAPARRCICEIPNSGFCGFCRTTYQMVAPVVYVREESDGCRIM
- the LOC108811234 gene encoding pectinesterase inhibitor-like codes for the protein MKQFAGLVFLCIVSFSCILGNADSSLISDLCKHCDDPKLCLSTIKARPESGEFAATTNQIEIIAISVASADASATSAYIKEKLSHEDIQPATEATFEDCQKNYQDAVEQLDDSISAMLANAHADVDVWLHAAISAIESCGNELESHGRNDGELSKRNEVFLKLCKNALVINKILT